From one Mycobacterium colombiense CECT 3035 genomic stretch:
- a CDS encoding pyruvate carboxylase, which yields MFAKVLVANRGEIAIRAFRAAYELEIGTVAIYPYEDRNSVHRLKADESYQIGEEGHPVRAYLSVDDIVATARACGADAIYPGYGFLSENPDLAAACAAAGITFVGPSAEVLELTGNKSRAIAAAREAGLPVLASSAPSTSVDELLAAAESMTFPLFVKAVAGGGGRGMRRVADAASLPEAIEAASREAESAFGDASVFLEQAVINPRHIEVQILADTQGNVMHLYERDCSVQRRHQKVIEIAPAPNLDPELRQRICADAVAFARNIGYTCAGTVEFLLDERGNHVFIEMNPRIQVEHTVTEEITDVDLVSAQLRIAGGQSLDDIGLSQDSIAPHGAALQCRITTEDPANGFRPDTGRITAYRTPGGAGIRLDGGTTLGADISAHFDSMLIKLTCRGRDFATAVRRARRAVAEFRIRGVSTNIPFLQAVLDDPDFQAGRITTSFIEERPQLLTARSSADRGTKILNYLADVTVNKPHGERPSALYPHDKLPDIDLSADPPAGSKQRLTELGPDRFAAWLRESRGVGVTDTTFRDAHQSLLATRVRTSGLIKVAPYIARTTPQLLSIECWGGATYDVALRFLKEDPWERLATLREALPNICLQMLLRGRNTVGYTPYPETVTAAFVEEATATGIDIFRIFDALNNVDSMRPAIDAVRETGASIAEVAMSYTGDLSDPAEKLYTLDYYLKLAEQIVDAGAHVLAIKDMAGLLRAPAAATLVSALKSRFDLPVHVHTHDTPGGQLATYVAAWHAGADAVDGAAAPLAGTTSQPALSSIVAAAANTAYDTGLSLPAVCDLEPYWEALRKVYAPFESGLPAPTGRVYHHEIPGGQLSNLRQQAIALGLGDRFEDIENAYAGADGILGHLVKVTPSSKVVGDLALALVGAGVSAQEFADDPARYDIPDSVIGFLRGELGDPPGGWPEPLRTKALEGRGPAKPEQPLTADDEKALAAAGADRQAALNRLLFPGPTKELEDHRELYGDTSRLSANQFFYGLRQGDEHRVELERGVELLIGLEAVSDADERGMRTVMCILNGQLRPIVVRDRSVASDVPAAEKADRANPDHIAAPFAGVVTVTAQVGDEVEAGQTIATIEAMKMEAAVTTGKAGKVERIAVSQTAQVEGGDLLVVIG from the coding sequence GTGTTTGCGAAGGTACTGGTCGCCAATCGCGGGGAGATAGCGATCCGCGCGTTCCGCGCGGCCTACGAGCTGGAAATAGGCACGGTCGCGATCTATCCGTACGAGGACCGCAACTCCGTGCATCGGCTGAAGGCCGACGAGTCCTACCAGATCGGTGAGGAGGGCCACCCCGTCCGCGCGTACCTGTCGGTCGACGACATCGTCGCGACGGCCCGGGCTTGCGGCGCGGACGCGATTTACCCCGGCTATGGCTTCCTGTCGGAGAATCCGGACCTGGCGGCGGCCTGCGCCGCGGCGGGCATCACTTTCGTCGGCCCCAGCGCGGAGGTCCTCGAGCTCACCGGCAACAAGTCGCGGGCGATCGCGGCGGCGCGGGAAGCCGGCCTTCCGGTGCTGGCCTCCTCGGCGCCCTCGACGTCGGTGGACGAACTGCTGGCGGCCGCCGAGTCGATGACGTTCCCGCTGTTCGTCAAGGCGGTCGCCGGTGGCGGCGGGCGCGGAATGCGCCGGGTGGCCGACGCCGCGTCGCTGCCCGAGGCGATCGAGGCCGCCAGCCGTGAGGCCGAGTCCGCGTTCGGAGACGCCTCGGTGTTTCTCGAGCAGGCGGTGATCAATCCGCGCCACATCGAGGTGCAGATCCTGGCCGACACCCAGGGCAACGTCATGCACCTCTACGAGCGGGACTGCAGCGTGCAGCGTCGCCACCAGAAAGTCATCGAGATCGCGCCGGCCCCCAATCTGGACCCCGAACTGCGCCAACGGATCTGCGCGGACGCGGTGGCGTTCGCGCGCAACATCGGCTATACGTGCGCCGGCACAGTGGAATTCCTGCTCGACGAACGCGGCAACCACGTGTTCATCGAGATGAACCCCCGCATCCAGGTGGAGCACACGGTCACCGAGGAGATCACTGATGTCGACCTGGTTTCGGCGCAGCTGCGGATTGCCGGCGGCCAAAGCCTGGACGACATTGGCCTGAGCCAGGATTCGATCGCCCCGCACGGCGCCGCGCTGCAGTGCCGGATCACCACCGAGGATCCGGCGAACGGCTTCCGCCCGGACACCGGCCGGATCACGGCCTACCGCACCCCGGGCGGCGCCGGCATCCGGTTGGACGGCGGCACGACGCTGGGTGCGGACATCAGCGCGCACTTCGACTCGATGCTGATCAAGCTGACCTGCCGGGGCCGGGACTTCGCCACGGCGGTACGCCGGGCGCGACGCGCGGTCGCCGAGTTCCGTATCCGCGGCGTGTCGACGAATATCCCGTTCCTGCAAGCTGTTCTGGATGATCCCGACTTTCAGGCCGGCCGCATCACGACATCGTTCATCGAGGAGCGCCCGCAGCTGCTCACCGCGCGCAGCTCCGCGGACCGGGGCACCAAGATCCTCAACTACCTGGCCGACGTCACCGTCAACAAGCCACACGGCGAGCGACCGTCGGCGCTATACCCGCACGACAAGCTGCCCGACATCGACCTGTCGGCCGACCCGCCGGCGGGATCCAAGCAGCGTTTGACCGAGCTCGGGCCGGACCGGTTCGCCGCCTGGCTGCGCGAGTCGCGCGGAGTCGGCGTCACCGACACCACGTTCCGTGACGCGCACCAGTCCCTGCTCGCCACGCGGGTCCGCACCAGTGGCCTGATCAAGGTGGCCCCGTACATCGCCCGGACCACGCCGCAGCTGCTGTCCATCGAATGCTGGGGCGGAGCGACTTACGATGTGGCGCTGCGGTTCCTGAAGGAAGATCCGTGGGAGCGGCTGGCCACACTGCGCGAGGCGCTACCCAACATCTGCCTGCAGATGTTGCTGCGCGGGCGCAACACCGTGGGCTACACGCCGTATCCGGAGACGGTCACGGCGGCGTTCGTCGAGGAGGCGACGGCGACCGGCATCGATATCTTCCGGATCTTCGATGCGCTGAACAACGTCGACTCGATGCGACCGGCCATCGACGCCGTGCGGGAAACCGGCGCGTCGATCGCCGAGGTGGCGATGTCCTATACCGGCGATCTCAGCGATCCGGCCGAAAAGCTGTACACGCTCGACTATTACCTGAAGTTGGCCGAACAGATCGTCGATGCGGGTGCGCACGTGCTGGCGATCAAGGACATGGCCGGCCTGCTGCGCGCGCCCGCGGCCGCGACGCTCGTCTCGGCGCTCAAGTCCCGGTTCGATTTACCGGTTCACGTGCACACCCACGACACCCCCGGCGGGCAGCTGGCCACCTATGTGGCGGCCTGGCACGCCGGGGCCGACGCGGTCGACGGTGCCGCCGCCCCGCTCGCGGGAACCACCAGCCAGCCCGCGCTGTCGTCAATCGTGGCCGCCGCGGCCAACACGGCCTACGACACCGGATTGTCGCTGCCGGCGGTGTGCGATCTGGAGCCGTACTGGGAAGCGCTGCGAAAAGTGTACGCGCCGTTCGAATCCGGGCTTCCGGCGCCGACCGGACGCGTCTACCACCACGAGATCCCCGGCGGCCAATTGTCGAACCTGCGCCAGCAGGCCATCGCGCTGGGTCTCGGCGACCGGTTCGAGGACATCGAAAACGCCTATGCCGGAGCCGACGGGATCCTGGGCCACCTGGTCAAGGTCACCCCGTCCAGCAAGGTGGTCGGCGACCTGGCGCTCGCGTTGGTGGGAGCGGGCGTCAGCGCGCAGGAATTCGCCGACGATCCCGCGCGCTACGACATCCCGGATTCGGTCATCGGCTTTCTGCGCGGCGAACTCGGTGACCCGCCGGGCGGTTGGCCTGAGCCGTTGCGCACCAAGGCATTAGAAGGACGCGGTCCGGCGAAGCCGGAGCAGCCGCTGACGGCCGATGACGAGAAGGCGTTGGCCGCGGCGGGCGCCGACCGGCAGGCGGCGCTGAACCGGCTGCTCTTCCCCGGACCCACCAAGGAACTCGAGGACCATCGTGAGCTGTACGGCGACACCTCGCGGCTGAGCGCCAACCAGTTCTTCTACGGGTTGCGGCAGGGGGATGAACATCGCGTCGAGCTGGAGCGCGGCGTCGAGCTGTTGATCGGGCTGGAGGCCGTTTCCGACGCCGACGAACGCGGCATGCGTACGGTGATGTGCATCCTCAACGGTCAGCTGCGTCCGATCGTGGTGCGTGACCGCAGCGTCGCCTCAGACGTGCCAGCCGCCGAGAAGGCCGACCGCGCCAACCCGGACCACATCGCCGCGCCCTTTGCCGGCGTCGTGACGGTGACCGCGCAGGTCGGCGACGAAGTCGAAGCCGGCCAGACCATCGCGACGATCGAAGCGATGAAGATGGAGGCCGCCGTCACCACCGGTAAGGCCGGCAAGGTGGAGCGAATTGCGGTGTCACAGACCGCGCAAGTCGAGGGCGGCGACCTCCTGGTGGTGATCGGCTAG
- a CDS encoding CaiB/BaiF CoA transferase family protein, with the protein MLDGLRVLDLATLAAAPLVATYLGEFGADVIKVEDPRSGDPIRGWGNQRDGVGLMWKSLSRNKRSITLDLRCAEGQALARRLVGHADVVIVNTRPQTLRKWGLDYESLRAVNDRIVMLHITGYGLTGPKSERPGFGTLGEAMSGFAHITGQAGGPPTLPPFMLADGVASLNAAYAVMMALYHRDVHGGPGQLIDVNLIDPLARLLEQTLLGYDQLGLVPERSGNRWDISAPRNTYQTADGRWLAMSGSSPALALRVFRAIGRDDLVADPDFSDPQRRLARAREVDAVVADWVATKTLSEAMQVFDAHEVAAAPVYDIGDLVADEQLAHREVFISVDDAQLGAMKVQAPVPRFSSAAGTVGHLGPRLGEHNAEVYGELLGFIAGDIDDLRARGVL; encoded by the coding sequence ATGCTTGACGGATTGCGGGTACTCGATCTCGCCACCCTGGCCGCCGCGCCGCTGGTGGCGACCTATCTGGGCGAGTTCGGCGCCGACGTGATCAAGGTCGAGGACCCCCGCAGTGGTGACCCGATCCGGGGCTGGGGTAACCAACGCGACGGCGTGGGGCTGATGTGGAAGTCGTTGTCGCGCAACAAGCGTTCGATCACGCTGGACCTGCGCTGCGCAGAGGGGCAGGCGCTGGCGCGCCGCCTGGTGGGGCATGCCGACGTCGTCATCGTCAACACCCGCCCGCAGACCTTGCGCAAGTGGGGCCTGGACTACGAGAGCCTGCGCGCGGTCAACGACCGGATCGTGATGCTGCACATCACGGGTTACGGGTTGACCGGCCCCAAGAGCGAGCGCCCGGGGTTCGGGACCCTGGGGGAGGCGATGAGCGGATTCGCCCACATCACCGGCCAGGCCGGTGGTCCGCCCACGCTGCCGCCGTTCATGCTGGCCGACGGTGTGGCGTCGCTGAACGCCGCCTACGCGGTGATGATGGCGCTGTACCACCGCGACGTGCACGGTGGGCCGGGCCAGCTGATCGACGTCAACCTGATCGACCCGCTGGCCCGCCTGCTCGAACAAACCTTGCTGGGTTATGACCAGCTGGGTCTGGTGCCCGAGAGATCCGGGAATCGGTGGGACATTTCGGCGCCCCGCAACACCTATCAGACGGCCGACGGGCGGTGGCTGGCGATGTCGGGAAGCTCACCGGCGCTGGCGCTGCGGGTGTTCCGGGCGATCGGGCGCGACGACCTGGTGGCCGACCCCGACTTCTCTGATCCACAACGGCGACTCGCCCGGGCGCGTGAGGTCGACGCAGTGGTGGCCGATTGGGTTGCGACAAAGACGCTTTCGGAGGCGATGCAGGTCTTTGACGCCCACGAGGTGGCCGCGGCCCCGGTCTACGACATCGGCGATCTGGTCGCCGACGAGCAGCTGGCCCACCGTGAGGTGTTCATCTCCGTCGATGACGCACAGCTCGGGGCGATGAAGGTTCAGGCTCCCGTTCCCCGTTTCTCATCGGCGGCCGGCACGGTCGGCCACCTCGGCCCGCGCCTCGGCGAACACAACGCCGAAGTCTATGGCGAACTACTCGGCTTCATCGCCGGCGACATCGACGATCTACGCGCCCGCGGCGTGTTGTGA
- the prpB gene encoding methylisocitrate lyase codes for MSGLIGGTASAPAKRAHFRAALESGRLQRFPGAFSPLVAKLVAELGFDGVYVSGAVLSADLGLPDIGLTTLTEVTGRGAQIAAATDLPTLIDADTGFGEPMSAARTVTVLEDAGLAGCHLEDQENPKRCGHLDGKAVVPAAEMIKRLRAAVTARRDPNFIVCARTDAAGVEGLRAAIDRAKAYADAGADLIFTEALHTPSEFERFRAAVDTPLLANMTEFGKSELLTVQQLCDIGYNVVIYPVTTLRLAMHAVEAGLREIADAGTQSGLLDRMQHRGRLYELLRYADYSQFDSDIYNFAIGGDAQ; via the coding sequence ATGAGCGGGCTGATCGGCGGCACCGCATCCGCGCCGGCCAAGCGAGCGCACTTCCGCGCTGCGCTGGAAAGTGGTCGGCTGCAACGATTCCCGGGCGCCTTCTCGCCCCTGGTCGCCAAGCTGGTCGCCGAGCTCGGATTCGACGGGGTGTACGTGTCCGGGGCCGTCCTGTCGGCCGATCTGGGACTGCCCGACATCGGCCTGACCACCCTGACCGAAGTCACCGGCCGAGGGGCGCAGATCGCGGCGGCCACCGACCTGCCCACCCTGATCGATGCCGACACCGGTTTCGGCGAACCGATGAGCGCCGCGCGCACCGTCACCGTCCTCGAGGACGCAGGGCTGGCCGGCTGCCATCTCGAGGACCAGGAAAACCCGAAGCGATGCGGGCATCTCGACGGCAAGGCCGTAGTGCCGGCCGCCGAAATGATCAAACGCCTACGGGCCGCCGTGACCGCCCGCAGGGACCCGAACTTCATCGTCTGCGCCCGCACCGACGCCGCCGGCGTCGAGGGATTGCGTGCGGCCATCGACCGCGCGAAGGCCTACGCCGACGCGGGCGCCGACCTGATCTTCACCGAAGCCCTGCACACACCAAGCGAATTCGAGCGCTTCCGGGCCGCCGTGGACACGCCGCTGCTGGCCAACATGACCGAGTTCGGCAAGTCGGAGCTTTTGACCGTCCAACAACTCTGCGACATCGGCTACAACGTGGTGATCTATCCGGTGACCACGCTGCGGCTGGCCATGCATGCCGTCGAGGCCGGCCTTCGTGAAATCGCGGACGCCGGAACCCAATCCGGCCTGTTGGACCGCATGCAGCACCGCGGCCGGCTCTACGAGCTGCTGCGCTACGCCGACTACAGCCAATTCGATTCCGACATCTACAACTTCGCCATCGGAGGAGACGCGCAATGA
- a CDS encoding bifunctional 2-methylcitrate synthase/citrate synthase: MSAIEDSQPRIYKGLAGVVVDTTAISKVVPETNSLTYRGYAVQDLAAHCSFEQVAYLLWHGELPDEQQLALFTQRERAARRLNRSQLSLLTKLPESCHPMDVVRTFISSMGAEDPDEDDSSPAANHAKALRMFAVLPTIVAADLRRRRGLDPIAPHSHMNYAQNFLHMCFGDVPEQVVVDAFEQSMVLYAEHSFNASTFAARVVTSTQSDIYSAVTAAIGALKGPLHGGANEAVMHDMLEIGTADRAGEWLRGKLARKDKIMGFGHRVYKNGDSRVPTMKEALRRVAAARDGQKWLDIYEALEKGMAEANGIKPNLDFPTGPAYYLMGFDIGIFTPIFVMSRITGWTAHIIEQTASNALIRPLSEYVGPAQRALS; this comes from the coding sequence ATGAGCGCCATCGAAGACAGCCAGCCGCGCATCTACAAGGGCCTGGCCGGTGTCGTCGTCGACACCACCGCCATCTCCAAGGTCGTCCCGGAAACCAACTCACTGACCTACCGCGGGTATGCGGTACAGGACCTGGCGGCGCACTGCAGCTTCGAGCAGGTGGCCTACCTGCTATGGCACGGCGAACTGCCCGACGAGCAACAGCTTGCGCTGTTCACCCAGCGGGAACGTGCGGCCCGGCGCCTGAACCGATCGCAGCTGTCGTTGCTGACCAAGCTGCCCGAGAGCTGCCACCCGATGGACGTGGTGCGCACCTTCATCAGCTCGATGGGCGCCGAAGACCCCGACGAGGACGACAGCAGCCCGGCGGCGAACCATGCCAAGGCGTTGCGGATGTTCGCGGTGCTGCCCACCATCGTCGCCGCCGACCTGCGCCGCCGGCGAGGCCTGGACCCCATCGCGCCGCACAGCCACATGAACTATGCGCAGAATTTTCTGCACATGTGCTTCGGTGACGTGCCCGAGCAGGTGGTGGTGGACGCCTTCGAGCAATCGATGGTGCTCTATGCCGAACACAGCTTCAACGCGTCGACCTTCGCCGCGCGGGTGGTCACCTCCACCCAGTCCGACATCTACAGCGCGGTCACGGCCGCCATCGGCGCGCTCAAGGGTCCGCTGCACGGCGGTGCCAACGAGGCGGTGATGCACGACATGCTCGAGATCGGCACCGCCGACAGGGCCGGGGAATGGCTGCGGGGCAAGCTGGCTCGCAAGGACAAGATCATGGGATTCGGCCACCGGGTGTACAAGAACGGCGACTCGCGGGTGCCGACCATGAAGGAGGCCCTCCGGCGCGTCGCCGCGGCGCGCGACGGCCAAAAGTGGCTCGACATCTACGAAGCCTTGGAGAAGGGCATGGCCGAAGCCAACGGCATCAAGCCCAACCTGGACTTCCCGACCGGACCGGCCTATTACCTGATGGGCTTCGACATCGGCATCTTCACGCCGATCTTTGTGATGAGCCGCATCACCGGGTGGACGGCACACATCATCGAGCAGACCGCGTCCAACGCGTTGATCCGTCCGCTGAGCGAGTATGTCGGACCTGCACAGCGCGCTCTATCGTAA
- the prpD gene encoding 2-methylcitrate dehydratase PrpD encodes MRLHDVRTRRSADDFPRNEHLAWKIAEVAADPVAVPADTEAMVINRIIDNAAVSAASVTRRPVAAARAQARAHPNSFKGAKVFGIQGDYSPEWAAWANGVAVRELDFHDTFLAAEYSHPGDNIPPLVAVAQHLGISGADLIRGIATGYEIQIDLVKGICLHEHKIDHVAHLGPSVAAGLGAMLRLDKDTIYQAIGQALHLTTSTRQSRKGLISSWKAYAPAWAGKVAIEAVDRAMRGEGAPAPIWEGEDGVIAWLLSGPEHTYRVPLPEPGEPKRAILDSYTKEHSAEYQSQALIDLARRMREGIGDLDQIATIVLHTSHHTHYVIGTGAGDPQKFDPDASRETLDHSVMYIFAVALQDGTWHHERSYAPERAHRPDTVELWRKVSTVEDPEWTRRYHSSDPAEKAFGARAEVTLKNGEVIVDEIAVADAHPLGARPFARKQYIGKFHALAEGVVGDTERQRFLAAAEALSDLQPGALGGLNISVAPLVLDRAPTIAAGIF; translated from the coding sequence ATGCGCCTCCATGACGTTCGAACCCGACGCAGCGCCGACGACTTCCCGCGCAATGAGCACCTGGCCTGGAAGATCGCCGAGGTCGCGGCCGACCCGGTCGCCGTGCCCGCCGACACCGAGGCGATGGTGATCAACCGGATCATCGACAACGCCGCGGTGTCGGCCGCCTCGGTCACCCGCCGCCCCGTCGCGGCCGCCCGGGCCCAGGCCCGGGCACACCCCAACTCGTTCAAGGGCGCCAAGGTCTTCGGCATCCAGGGCGACTACTCCCCGGAATGGGCGGCCTGGGCCAACGGCGTCGCGGTGCGCGAACTCGACTTCCACGACACCTTCTTGGCCGCCGAGTACTCCCATCCGGGCGACAACATTCCCCCGCTGGTGGCCGTCGCCCAGCACCTCGGGATCAGTGGAGCCGACCTGATCCGTGGCATCGCAACGGGTTATGAGATCCAGATCGATCTGGTCAAGGGAATCTGCCTGCACGAGCACAAGATTGACCACGTCGCCCACCTGGGCCCTTCGGTGGCTGCCGGCCTCGGCGCCATGCTGCGGCTGGACAAGGACACCATCTATCAGGCGATCGGGCAGGCGCTGCACCTGACGACCTCCACCCGGCAGTCACGCAAGGGCCTGATCTCCAGTTGGAAGGCGTACGCGCCGGCCTGGGCCGGCAAGGTCGCCATCGAGGCCGTCGACCGCGCCATGCGCGGCGAGGGCGCACCCGCCCCGATCTGGGAGGGCGAGGACGGGGTGATCGCGTGGCTGCTCTCGGGCCCGGAGCACACCTACCGGGTTCCGCTGCCCGAGCCGGGCGAGCCCAAGCGCGCCATCCTGGACAGCTACACCAAGGAGCACTCGGCCGAATACCAGAGTCAGGCGCTGATCGACCTGGCCCGCCGAATGCGGGAAGGCATAGGCGATCTGGACCAGATCGCGACGATCGTGTTGCACACCAGCCATCACACCCATTACGTGATCGGCACCGGGGCCGGCGATCCGCAGAAGTTCGACCCGGATGCCTCGCGTGAAACGCTGGATCACTCGGTGATGTACATCTTCGCCGTTGCCCTGCAGGACGGGACCTGGCATCACGAACGGTCTTACGCGCCGGAGCGGGCGCACCGACCCGACACCGTCGAGCTGTGGCGCAAGGTCTCGACGGTCGAAGATCCCGAATGGACCCGGCGCTACCACTCCAGCGACCCGGCGGAAAAGGCGTTCGGAGCCCGCGCCGAGGTCACGCTCAAAAACGGTGAGGTGATCGTCGACGAGATCGCGGTGGCCGACGCACACCCCTTGGGGGCCAGGCCGTTTGCCCGCAAACAGTACATCGGGAAGTTTCACGCATTGGCCGAGGGCGTCGTCGGCGACACCGAGCGGCAGCGTTTCCTCGCGGCAGCGGAGGCCCTGTCGGACCTGCAACCGGGCGCGCTGGGCGGGTTGAACATCTCGGTGGCTCCGCTGGTGCTCGACCGGGCGCCCACCATTGCGGCGGGGATTTTCTGA
- a CDS encoding short-chain fatty acyl-CoA regulator family protein, giving the protein MAKTFAGARLRRLREEQGLTQVALARVLGLSTSYVNQLENDQRPITVPVLLTLTERFDLPTHYFAPESDARLVSDLREVLADAPATAAQVEELVARMPAIGQTLVNLHRRLHDTTAELEALHSRASADTSGMPQQPMPFEEVRDFFYDRKNYIGELDTAAEDLFNENRLRIGGLDGQLAQLLADRLGVTVVIDDGQALDPNSKRLFAPESKTLYVARWLHPGQRAFQLATQIALLTQDRLITGIIAADDQLSDDARGVARIGLANYFAGALLLPYLRFLDAAESVRYDIDQLARRFEVGFETICHRLSTLQRPNARGIPFIFVRTDSAGNISKRQSATAFHFSRVGGNCPLWVVHHAFSRPGQFLTQVAQMPDDRTYFWVARTTASEPSRYLGPDKSFAIGLGCDVAHAGKLIYSVGIDPTNAESIVPIGAGCKICDRPACPQRAFPYLGRPVYVDPHSSTDLPYPPAITT; this is encoded by the coding sequence GTGGCGAAGACATTCGCCGGAGCGCGGCTGCGGCGGTTACGCGAGGAGCAGGGGCTGACCCAAGTGGCGCTGGCGCGCGTCCTGGGATTGTCGACCAGCTACGTCAACCAGCTGGAAAACGATCAGCGGCCGATCACGGTCCCGGTGCTGCTCACCCTCACCGAGCGGTTCGACCTGCCGACGCACTACTTCGCGCCGGAATCCGACGCGCGCTTGGTCTCGGACCTGCGCGAAGTCCTGGCCGACGCGCCCGCTACGGCCGCCCAAGTCGAGGAGCTCGTCGCCCGGATGCCGGCGATCGGTCAGACACTGGTCAATCTGCACCGCCGGCTGCACGACACCACCGCCGAACTCGAAGCGCTACACAGTCGCGCCAGCGCCGACACGTCGGGAATGCCCCAGCAGCCAATGCCTTTCGAGGAGGTGCGTGACTTCTTCTACGACCGCAAGAACTACATCGGCGAACTGGACACCGCTGCCGAAGACCTGTTCAACGAGAACCGTTTGCGCATCGGTGGTCTCGACGGCCAATTGGCGCAGTTGCTCGCCGACCGACTCGGCGTCACGGTGGTGATCGACGACGGCCAGGCGCTGGATCCGAACTCCAAACGGCTGTTTGCGCCCGAATCCAAGACCCTGTATGTGGCCCGGTGGCTTCACCCCGGCCAGCGCGCCTTCCAGCTCGCCACGCAGATCGCACTGCTGACCCAGGACAGGTTGATCACCGGGATCATCGCCGCCGACGATCAGCTCAGCGACGATGCGCGCGGCGTCGCCCGCATCGGCCTGGCCAACTATTTCGCCGGCGCGCTGCTCTTGCCCTACCTCCGGTTTCTCGATGCCGCCGAGAGCGTCCGCTACGACATCGACCAGCTGGCAAGGCGATTCGAGGTGGGGTTCGAAACCATCTGCCACCGGCTGTCCACCCTGCAGCGCCCCAACGCCCGCGGCATCCCGTTCATCTTCGTCCGCACCGACAGCGCGGGAAACATCTCTAAACGCCAGTCCGCCACGGCATTCCACTTTTCCCGCGTCGGCGGTAACTGCCCGCTGTGGGTGGTGCATCACGCGTTTTCCCGGCCCGGGCAGTTTTTGACGCAGGTCGCGCAGATGCCCGACGACCGCACCTACTTCTGGGTCGCCCGGACCACGGCGAGCGAACCGAGCCGCTACCTCGGCCCGGACAAGAGCTTCGCCATCGGGCTGGGCTGCGACGTCGCCCACGCCGGGAAACTCATCTACTCGGTGGGCATCGACCCGACCAACGCCGAATCCATCGTGCCGATCGGCGCCGGCTGCAAGATCTGCGACCGGCCCGCCTGCCCGCAACGCGCCTTCCCGTATCTGGGTCGCCCGGTCTATGTCGATCCGCACAGCAGCACGGATCTGCCGTATCCACCGGCGATTACAACCTGA
- a CDS encoding HpcH/HpaI aldolase/citrate lyase family protein codes for MTDLLRRSELAVPACNDNMFEKGASCGADLVFLDLEDATPAGVKVQSRAKVIAALNDIDWGRTARAIRINGLDTQWCHDDVVEVVTRAGENLDTIIIPKALRARDVWWVDVLLTQLEAKLGLSKQIRLEVLIEEVEGLANAEEIAAASPRLDALIFGVGDFSLSQGARVDTNFVPLGEYPGEFWAYARNKVIVAARIAGIDAIDAPYPDYRDLSGYERDARRASLLGYTGKWAIHPDQVPVANEVYAPTADEIARAQANVAAYREAEAKGRGAVGVNGVLVDAAHVKQAEQTLARAALIKSGLA; via the coding sequence GTGACCGATTTGCTCCGTCGTTCCGAACTCGCGGTGCCCGCGTGCAACGACAACATGTTCGAGAAGGGCGCCAGCTGCGGCGCCGATCTGGTGTTCCTCGACCTCGAGGATGCGACCCCCGCCGGCGTCAAAGTGCAATCGCGCGCCAAGGTCATCGCCGCCCTCAACGACATCGACTGGGGACGGACCGCGCGTGCCATCCGGATCAACGGCCTCGACACCCAGTGGTGCCACGACGACGTCGTCGAAGTGGTGACCAGGGCCGGCGAGAACCTGGACACGATCATCATTCCGAAGGCCCTCAGGGCCCGCGACGTCTGGTGGGTGGATGTCCTGCTCACCCAGCTCGAGGCCAAACTCGGCCTGAGCAAGCAGATTCGGCTCGAAGTCCTCATCGAGGAGGTGGAGGGCCTGGCCAACGCCGAGGAGATCGCGGCGGCCAGCCCCCGCCTGGATGCCCTGATCTTCGGCGTCGGCGACTTCTCGCTGTCGCAGGGCGCGCGGGTGGACACCAACTTCGTCCCGCTCGGCGAATACCCCGGCGAATTCTGGGCTTACGCGCGCAACAAGGTGATCGTGGCCGCGCGCATCGCCGGCATCGATGCGATCGACGCGCCGTATCCGGACTACCGGGACCTGTCGGGCTACGAGCGCGACGCCCGGCGCGCGTCGCTGCTCGGCTACACCGGCAAGTGGGCGATCCACCCCGACCAGGTGCCCGTCGCCAACGAGGTCTACGCGCCGACCGCAGACGAAATCGCCCGCGCCCAAGCCAATGTCGCCGCGTACCGGGAAGCCGAGGCCAAGGGCCGCGGGGCGGTCGGGGTGAACGGCGTCCTGGTCGACGCGGCCCACGTAAAGCAGGCCGAGCAGACCCTGGCGCGCGCCGCCCTGATCAAGAGCGGCCTCGCTTGA